A single genomic interval of Coccidioides posadasii str. Silveira chromosome 1, complete sequence harbors:
- a CDS encoding uncharacterized protein (EggNog:ENOG410PRMZ~COG:S~TransMembrane:1 (o92-112i)~BUSCO:11003at33183) has product MAPIPPNSRDERPQVNLRGFLLETLHEAKRPITERRALPPSDLDMAHGLVAAAASSSPMEVSRVLTARAEDNTKFHPGEGAVDPGNINMQGLLALFAIIGAAFVLAAIWFFFWAKNGGFVWREGDWEEYKSTVLRRKDSNGRTLTNASKSTDLGGGSIVGRGYRDYDDHTTTVDTETVATGEKLSRGKRLKETAKQKLLRRHKDEQWEGSHDEDMRAYRHEKPARVGGMNREPEGTYHSSEYTGTLGQRSEWTQSEMGETHGETATRYDAETRYDIPDTDRAPNRNVSGFSFTAGEKDTISHITEEHQLRDSMHRRDSRRQSRSRNSQRPRGPRPSTGAHSRHTSPRKRDRSAIPGGYTTPLDMSSISASEYVYDQLEGCDAGVKTYHRPIPGLSKGYRRAGSGRGGRRDSLSDSEGDDYDSRLS; this is encoded by the coding sequence ATGGCACCAATCCCTCCGAATTCTCGCGATGAGCGACCCCAAGTAAATTTGCGAGGATTTCTCCTCGAAACGCTGCACGAAGCTAAACGCCCAATCACCGAAAGACGCGCTCTACCTCCTTCTGACCTTGATATGGCACACGGACTGGTTGCTGCCgccgcctcctcctccccgATGGAGGTTTCCCGTGTTCTCACAGCCCGGGCCGAAGATAATACCAAGTTCCATCCTGGGGAGGGCGCAGTGGATCCTGGCAACATTAACATGCAGGGTCTTCTTGCGCTGTTTGCGATCATCGGGGCCGCTTTCGTTCTAGCGGCTATATGGTTCTTTTTCTGGGCGAAGAATGGTGGGTTCGTGTGGCGCGAGGGGGATTGGGAGGAATATAAGTCTACCGTATTACGTCGGAAAGATTCGAACGGCCGCACGCTCACAAATGCTTCGAAGAGCACGGATCTAGGTGGTGGTAGTATTGTGGGGAGAGGCTATCGTGATTATGACGACCATACGACGACGGTGGATACGGAAACTGTAGCAACGGGCGAGAAACTGAGCCGAGGAAAGAGGCTGAAAGAGACTGCAAAACAGAAATTACTAAGAAGACACAAAGACGAGCAATGGGAAGGAAGTCATGACGAAGACATGCGTGCGTATCGCCATGAAAAGCCAGCGAGAGTAGGAGGGATGAATCGCGAGCCGGAAGGCACGTATCATAGCTCAGAGTATACCGGCACGCTTGGGCAAAGGAGTGAATGGACTCAGAGCGAAATGGGTGAGACCCATGGGGAGACTGCAACACGTTACGATGCAGAGACCCGCTACGATATACCCGATACCGACAGGGCACCAAATAGAAATGTATCGGGCTTCTCGTTCACTGCTGGGGAGAAAGATACCATTAGCCACATAACGGAAGAACACCAGCTTCGTGACTCGATGCACCGCCGGGATAGCCGTCGACAGAGCCGCTCCAGAAATTCCCAGCGTCCACGTGGCCCACGACCCAGCACGGGTGCGCATTCACGACACACTAGCCCCCGTAAACGCGATCGGTCCGCGATACCGGGTGGGTACACCACACCATTGGACATGTCATCGATCAGTGCATCGGAATACGTGTACGATCAGCTCGAAGGCTGCGATGCGGGTGTTAAGACGTACCATCGTCCCATCCCGGGTTTAAGCAAGGGATATAGACGCGCAGGAAGTGGCAGGGGAGGGCGGAGAGATAGTTTGAGTGACAGTGAAGGGGATGATTATGATAGTCGATTGTCTTGA
- a CDS encoding uncharacterized protein (EggNog:ENOG410PT03), with protein MPRNQSAQNAERWRDQGRQSYPEQHRLRPQNENQYQRTHEDGLAPGLPLHTRPRYSNPAYDGPNAAAIAPVGQPRHGIVRLDLHADQPTSNFPSQHNGGGAIHANMPPARNKSIRQGHSHEDQDLLDPDFRVPDKPDSFFLHGRVFKVFWHETASSTSDTASSHSTIVSKHGERAHCSARRMIVVKQGKGFCLCVAITTYRRRGLQKPGIEIGAHAVIHMKDTDPEKMNIKYYDLAKQPLAVEPASMTEKLLPSSVVHVGKIHTVEFNQKVKEVGVLTGESRKRLRGYINDSLNLDALEHDKK; from the exons ATGCCTCGAAACCAGTCAGCTCAGAACGCTGAACGTTGGCGAGATCAAG GGCGCCAAAGTTATCCTGAGCAGCACCGGTTGCGACCTCAAAATGAAAATCAGTATCAAAG AACTCATGAAGACGGACTGGCGCCAGGTTTGCCCTTGCATACAAGACCTCGATACTCTAACCCGGCGTACGATGGTCCCAATGCTGCCGCCATAGCCCCAGTAGGGCAACCCCG GCATGGGATTGTTCGGTTGGACCTACACGCAGATCAACCGACCTCAAACTTCCCTTCCCAGCACAATGGTGGTGGTGCAATACATGCCAACATGCCACCGGCGCGGAATAAAAGTATCCGCCAAGGACATTCACACGAGGATCAAGACTTGTTAGATCCGG ATTTCCGTGTCCCAGACAAGCCAGATAGTTTTTTCCTACACGGTAGA GTCTTCAAGGTTTTTTGGCATGAAACCGCTAGTTCCACTAGTGATACGGCGTCTTCGCATTCAACAATCGTGTCGAAACACGGCGAAAGAGCCCACTGCTCTGCTCGCCGTATGATTGTAGTGAAACAAGGGAAAGGTTTCTGCTTATGCGT AGCGATCACCACCTACAGGCGCAGAGGATTGCAGAAGCCGGGAATCGAAATCGGTGCGCATGCGGTGATTCATATGAAAGATACCGACCcggagaagatgaatataAAATATTACGATCTTGCGAAACAGCCATTGGCCGTTGAGCCGGCCTCCATGACCGAAAAACTGCTTCCATCTTCTGTCGTGCATGTTGGAAAAATTCACACCGTTGAATTCAACCAGAAGGTCAAAGAAGTTGGTGTCCTCACCGGCGAGTCGAGGAAAAGGCTGAGGGGGTATATAAATGACAGTCTGAACTTAGATGCTCTAGAACATGATAAGAAGTAG
- the CBR1 gene encoding NADH-cytochrome b5 reductase (EggNog:ENOG410PFSQ~COG:C,H~TransMembrane:1 (o31-48i)~BUSCO:10127at33183): MSSWTSKENINGVYIPSALLIFGTTIIKKEWIAYATALAVVLSAWKLFSNKPRKVLNPTEFQNFVLKDKTIVSHNVCIYRFALPRPTDILGLPIGQHISLAATIPGQSKEIVRSYTPISSDDDAGYFDLLVKSYPQGNISKHLTTLRIGDKMKVRGPKGAMVYTPNMVRHIGMIAGGTGITPMLQVIKAIIKGRPRNGGNDTTQIDLIFANVNPDDILLKEELDQLAKEDDAFRIYYVLNNPPEKWNGGVGFVTPDMIKAKLPAPAGDIKVLICGPPPMVSAMKKATESLGYKKANLVSKLEDQVFCF; the protein is encoded by the exons ATGAG CTCTTGGACGTCAAAGGAGAATATTAACGGGGTGTATATCCCGTCCGCCCTACTGATCTTCGGTACCACAATCATCAAGAAGGAATGGATTGCGTATGCGACAGCTCTTGCTGTTGTCCTTTCAGCGTGGAAATTATTCAGTAACA AGCCGCGAAAAGTTTTAAATCCCACGGAGTTCCAAAACTTTGTCCTCAAAGACAAGACTATTGTCTCCCACAATGTCTGTATCTACCGCTTCGCTCTCCCAAGACCAACCGACATCCTCGGCCTTCCCATCGGCCAGCACATTTCTCTTGCTGCCACAATCCCTGGTCAGTCGAAGGAGATCGTGCGCTCCTACACTCCCATCTCCTCTGATGACGATGCGGGCTACTTCGATCTTCTCGTCAAGTCATACCCACAAGGAAATATCTCCAAACATTTGACTACCCTCCGCATTGGCGATAAAATGAAGGTTCGTGGACCAAAGGGTGCCATGGTCTATACTCCAAATATGGTCCGTCATATCGGTATGATTGCTGGTGGTACCGGTATCACTCCCATGCTCCAGGTCATCAAGGCTATTATCAAGGGAAGGCCCCGAAATGGGGGCAACGATACTACTCAGATCGACCTTATCTTCGCCAACGTGAACCCAGATGACATTCTTCTCAAGGAGGAACTGGATCAGCTTGCCAAGGAAGACGACGCTTTCCGCATTTACTACGTCCTTAACAACCCACCAGAGAAATGGAACGGTGGTGTTGGCTTCGTTACTCCAGATATGATCAAG GCTAAACTCCCTGCTCCGGCCGGTGATATCAAGGTTCTCATTTGCGGACCTCCCCCCATGGTCAGCGCCATGAAGAAGGCCACCGAGTCCCTCGGATACAAGAAGGCCAACCTCGTTAGCAAGCTTGAGGACCAGGTCTTCTGTTTCTAA
- a CDS encoding uncharacterized protein (EggNog:ENOG410PGU2~COG:J~BUSCO:2715at33183), translating into MAADGVIPAVAELSVHDTTSEVSKYPNCYPTLNPVDKYRAHIAELIGPIVGKEPEFVYTRLQWTNTLDKGDLLLAVPALQIKGRKPTDLAEEIAAKFPQSDLVESPKAAGTHLQFHFRAQPLIHTVIPSILENKATYGTNANIGLRDPRDPSKGKKRIVVEFSSPNIAKPFHAGHLRSTIIGGFLANLYRIMGWDVIKMNYLGDWGKQYGLLANGYKMYGNEEELLKDPINHLFEVYVKINKDVGEQEGPIKELKEQIKLKKEKGEDVAALEKELETLVDASWDEKARRYFKSMEDGDEDALALWRRFRDLSIEKYKQTYARLNIDFDVYSGESQVKQESLSKVYQTMQEKGVSEDSEGAIIVDFTKHGAKKLGKAIVVRKDGTPLYLTRDIAAIFERDETFHFDKMLYVVAAQQDLHLAQLFKTVELMGRKDLAERCQHINFGMVRGMSTRKGTVKFLNDILKDVGDKMHEVMKKNAVKYEQVQNPDETADTLGITSVMVQDMSGKRINGYEFNLEDMTSFEGDTGPYLQYAHARLCSVNRKAEIDPSVLGSADLSLLTESHAVDLVRLLSQWPDVVLNSMKTLEPTTIITYLFRMTHTLSSGYDTLKVVGSEPELKKARMALYHCARQVLNNGMRLLGLNPVERM; encoded by the exons ATGGCGGCAGACGGTGTTATTCCTGCAGTAGCAGAGCTTTCTGTCCATGATACCACCAGCGAAGTCTCGAAATATCCCAATTGTTACCCCACCTTAAACCCGGTTGATAAATACCGAGCGCATATTGCTGAGTTGATTGGGCCGATCGTGGGAAAGGAGCCGGAGTTTGTTTATACTCGACTTCAATGGACGAATACTTTAGATAAAGGCGATTTACTTCTGGCG GTTCCCGCTCTCCAGATAAAAGGCAGGAAACCAACAGATTTAGCTGAGGAAATTGCCGCGAAGTTCCCTCAGTCGGACCTCGTCGAATCTCCCAAGGCTGCCGGAACACACTTGCAGTTCCACTTCCGCGCTCAACCTTTGATACATACTGTCATCCCTTCTATTCTTGAGAATAAAGCGACCTATGGAACAAATGCGAATATCGGCCTACGCGATCCGCGGGATCCCAGCAAGGGGAAGAAACGAATCGTTGTGGAGTTCTCCTCTCCAAACATCGCAAAACCATTCCATGCGGGACACCTGCGAAGTACGATCATTGGTGGTTTCCTGGCGAATTTATACAGAATCATGGGGTGGGACGTCATCAAGATGAATTATCTAGGAGATTGGGGCAAGCAGTACGGCCTGCTGGCTAATGGTTATAAAATGTATGGAAATGAGGAGGAACTTCTCAAGGATCCCATCAACCACCTGTTCGAAGTCTATGTCAAGATCAACAAGGACGTCGGTGAACAAGAAGGGCCCATTAAGGAGCTAAAAGAGCAAATTAAActaaagaaggaaaaaggtGAAGACGTTGCGGCGTTGGAGAAGGAGCTCGAGACTCTTGTTGATGCCAGTTGGGACGAAAAGGCTCGTCGGTACTTCAAGAGTATGGAAGACGGTGATGAGGATGCCCTTGCTCTGTGGAGACGGTTCCGTGACCTGAGTATTGAGAAATACAAGCAAACTTATGCTCGCCTCAATATCGACTTCGATGTCTACTCTGGTGAATCTCAAGTGAAACAGGAGAGCCTGTCTAAGGTTTACCAAACCATGCAAGAAAAGGGTGTGTCAGAAGACTCAGAGGGAGCCATTATTGTTGACTTTACCAAACATGGAGCCAAGAAGCTAGGAAAGGCCATTGTTGTCAGAAAAGACGGCACTCCTCTATACTTGACTAGAGATATTGCAGCTATCTTCGAGCGTGATGAGACGTTCCACTTCGACAAGATGCTTTACGTTGTTGCTGCTCAACAAGACCTTCATCTAGCGCAATTGTTTAAGACCGTGGAGCTGATGGGCCGGAAGGATCTTGCCGAAAGATGCCAGCATATCAACTTTGGTATGGTTCGTGGCATGAGCACCCGAAAAGGAACGGTTAAGTTCTTGAACGATATTCTCAAGGATGTCGGTGACAAGATGCATGAGGTGATGAAGAAAAATGCTGTCAAGTACGAGCAGGTGCAGAACCCGGATGAGACGGCCGACACTCTTGGCATTACGTCCGTGATGGTGCAGGACATGAGTGGAAAGCG TATCAACGGCTATGAGTTCAACCTTGAGGATATGACCTCCTTTGAAGGTGATACGGGCCCATACCTTCAATACGCTCATGCCCGTCTATGCTCAGTGAACCGAAAAGCCGAGATCGATCCGTCAGTCCTCGGCTCTGCAGACTTGTCTCTTCTAACCGAATCACATGCCGTCGACCTTGTCAGATTATTGTCTCAGTGGCCTGACGTCGTCCTTAATTCTATGAAGACGCTCGAACCCACTACCATTATTACATACCTCTTCCGCATGACGCATACATTGAGTTCCGGATATGACACGTTGAAGGTCGTTGGTAGCGAGCCGGAGCTGAAGAAGGCGAGAATGGCGTTGTATCACTGCGCGAGACAGGTGCTAAATAATGGAATGAGACTGTTGGGATTAAATCCTGTCGAACG AATGTAA
- a CDS encoding uncharacterized protein (EggNog:ENOG410PYXZ), with protein sequence MAQARALSIADDSHTGSLISEFHPANVNLYRRSLSIPSFRSVEIDYNVEFLFASEKTESIQLPQTFPEIPSPEIEPIPLFEHVPRSPTPKTDGGLHTHLQRFIAKQDNVAATRMLARERRRELRCKRNGVIDLEAGFMNKMNQLLIDHRDNPARLDPALLTLFEQYQDARNEYSSFEDDYNQLEDQLDREEFELEEVIKALRKAGDREGDKGLFSGSEKSAKNNAPNFAEIYHPLVIQYYSRIGDMNLLKEELWNLRAEYDMAQEDQATKHKYGMAVQDSNLLELLQNFAKYEEEILDDLTAVDNDVQQLKAQCDALGLLDNPQESTLLDPLEVMEDIPNLQWTRRRPSFFEENPGLQTSAEAKISMTEFIDKWLLHQLFESPLDRLRSSPEPIEFPVYEPHHANDSYSWAKLSVNIGTPDSYLFKSAAPIDNDIILDMLSPNGPNSDPCTPKDEPVLPTAMRICDFDCPTGSLVDKSLNNNSPSAMLAVEEEANAINITSGNPDNSSISSF encoded by the exons ATGGCTCAGGCTAGGGCATTGTCTATAGCTGATGATAGC CATACGGGCTCTCTGATTAGCGAATTCCATCCAGCCAACGTCAATTTGTACCGGCGGTCTCTCTCCATACCCAGTTTCCGAAGTGTTGAGATTGACTATAACGTGGAGTTCTTGTTTGCCTCTGAAAAGACAGAATCGATCCAACTACCGCAGACTTTTCCAGAGATTCCATCCCCAGAAATCGAGCCTATACCTCTTTTTGAGCATGTTCCAAGGTCACCCACTCCCAAGACAGATGGGGGGCTACATACCCATTTGCAAAGGTTCATTGCAAAACAAGACAATGTCGCCGCAACTCGTATGCTAGCCCGTGAGCGCCGCAGGGAACTGAGATGTAAACGCAATGGCGTTATTGATCTGGAAGCAGGATTTATGAATAAAATGAACCAGCTACTTATTGATCATAGAGACAACCCTGCAAGACTAGATCCAGCACTTCTTACACTTTTTGAACAGTATCAAGATGCCCGAAATGAATACTCTTCTTTTGAGGATGACTATAATCAATTGGAAGACCAGTTGGACAGGGAAGAATTTGAGCTTGAAGAAGTTATCAAGGCTCTAAGGAAAGCAGGAGACAGAGAAGGGGACAAAGGTTTATTCAGTGGTTCTGAGAAATCAGCCAAGAATAATGCTCCAAACTTTGCAGAGATATACCACCCACTAGTCATCCAGTACTATTCCCGGATAGGCGATATGAACTTACTGAAAGAGGAGCTTTGGAACCTACGTGCTGAATATGATATGGCACAGGAAGATCAAGCCACAAAACACAAATATGGAATGGCTGTGCAGGACTCTAACCTTCTGGAATTGCTACAAAATTTTGCAAAATATGAAGAGGAGATACTTGATGATCTTACTGCTGTAGACAATGATGTCCAGCAATTGAAGGCACAGTGTGATGCACTTGGCCTGCTTGACAACCCTCAAGAATCAACCTTGTTGGATCCACTTGAAGTGATGGAAGATATTCCCAATCTTCAATGGACCAGAAGAAGGCCTTCTTTCTTTGAGGAGAACCCGGGCCTACAAACATCTGCAGAGGCAAAAATCAGCATGACAGAGTTCATTGATAAATGGCTCCTCCATCAGCTCTTTGAATCACCGCTTGACCGGCTCAGATCATCCCCAGAACCAATAGAATTTCCGGTGTACGAGCCTCATCACGCAAACGATAGTTATAGTTGGGCAAAATTGTCAGTGAATATTGGAACCCCAGACTCCTACCTTTTTAAATCTGCGGCTCCAATTGATAACGATATAATCCTTGATATGCTCTCTCCCAATGGACCCAATTCCGATCCTTGTACGCCAAAAGATGAACCGGTACTACCCACTGCGATGCGAATATGCGATTTCGACTGCCCCACGGGTTCCTTAGTGGACAAATCGTTGAACAATAACAGTCCTAGTGCCATGCTGGCTGTTGAAGAGGAAGCCAATGCTATCAATATTACTTCTGGCAACCCAGACAACAGCTCAATATCTTCGTTTTGA
- a CDS encoding uncharacterized protein (EggNog:ENOG410PVQ8~BUSCO:7192at33183), whose translation MHHCYSTVPPLLPHLGPKSHNQRIIPNLPKHPCLDPPKRHDLPVMSPRPSYQTYAAFCEEFDEDANVVLPGTRKVANVSVKRSRPELAPSGPSVDGASDSGYSSRTAITVDSGDSFASGTVSPTFPPLATSAPTRDIARFRDRVERKEKDRSGNKTREKKEGKENNKPPPPPLPPIKTMPVASPRSSSRPPSLQKGPSKPGKRDSGGARHHPGTCWDCDQWGLHQAALAGNVDLRTMESANYFQPHPPHGYEVPPSPQTSRYPPSINQEMHPGTPIIPQPRPHRSNSYHTQNRPVSFHSGTVPDMNMMYMSMGHPSAYGHGPPLSASAYSNSFYPSSPYMGGEVTVHQSPTPSYEVAPRSSYERPRERPRNKSASRPPTEKPSGRRPSVYKRPVVEYHNSPSTQFEPEEYEPRPPPERRARRQSRSYDPDEDYYRMAPPPNPPVKYKQPTQVIPVNKRPPTRKASTTSSTPTIHRTEPYDMSDMRAALPPRMGRKQSRDPVVESERRPSIPAPARERPPRASSYYDNGPRRIVVENSRRRRSSIYANEQAREMEKKQRDAEDYQARAGRTAPLTAEALRKVRASHQRVESDSESDETSSESSHESDTHTKTGSGVGSGVGSGVGSRADDDSITMIFRGVKIDLSGDTMDKRINLRSGDEGGLEVNIEGRRGPRRYIMSRSDTTSLAGSRREIEDVRRIRDDMRSERESRHSSRSGYSGRGLLELWGRSPPDRA comes from the exons ATGCATCAT TGTTATTCGACGGTTCCGCCCCTTTTGCCCCATCTTGGGCCAAAAAGTCACAACCAGCGGATAATCCCGAACTTACCAAAACACCCTTGCCTGGACCCACCCAAGAGGCACGACCTCCCCGTCATGTCGCCCAGACCCTCATATCAAACATACGCTGCCTTTTGCGAAGAGTTTGACGAGGACGCCAACGTTGTCTTACCGGGGACCCGCAAGGTTGCCAACGTATCAGTGAAGCGATCCCGCCCTGAGCTCGCTCCCTCCGGCCCTAGCGTCGACGGTGCCAGCGATTCTGGCTACTCGAGCAGAACCGCCATAACTGTGGACAGCGGTGACTCCTTCGCTAGTGGCACTGTGAGCCCTACTTTCCCCCCATTGGCTACTTCAGCTCCGACTCGTGATATCGCTCGCTTCCGAGATCGAGTcgagaggaaagaaaaagatcgTTCTGGAAACAAAACcagagagaagaaggaagggaaagaaaacaaCAAACCGCCCCCGCCACCGCTCCCACCCATCAAAACCATGCCTGTCGCTTCCCCTCGAAGCTCAAGCAGACCCCCTTCTCTGCAAAAGGGGCCGTCGAAGCCTGGCAAACGGGACTCAGGCGGTGCCAGACATCATCCAGGTACGTGCTGGGACTGTGATCAGTGGGGACTTCACCAAGCAGCTCTAGCTGGGAACGTCGACCTACGAACCATGGAGTCAGCCAACTATTTTCAACCTCACCCCCCTCATGGGTACGAGGTTCCCCCGTCGCCTCAGACTTCACGATATCCACCTTCTATCAACCAAGAAATGCATCCTGGTACTCCTATCATACCGCAACCTCGCCCTCATCGTTCGAACTCTTATCACACCCAGAACAGACCGGTTAGCTTCCACTCTGGAACGGTGCCGGATATGAACATGATGTATATGTCCATGGGCCATCCGTCTGCCTACGGCCATGGACCCCCTCTTTCGGCGTCCGCATATTCAAACAGTTTCTACCCTTCCTCTCCATATATGGGCGGTGAGGTCACGGTTCACCAGTCTCCCACCCCATCCTATGAGGTCGCCCCACGGTCATCCTACGAACGTCCCAGGGAGCGCCCACGCAACAAATCAGCATCGAGACCTCCTACTGAGAAGCCATCGGGCAGAAGGCCGTCGGTTTATAAACGGCCTGTTGTGGAATATCATAATTCTCCTTCAACCCAATTTGAACCGGAAGAATACGAACCAAGACCACCTCCGGAACGCCGTGCTCGCCGGCAATCTCGCTCCTATGACCCAGACGAAGACTATTACCGCATGGCACCGCCCCCAAATCCTCCGGTGAAATACAAACAGCCAACTCAAGTCATTCCAGTTAACAAACGCCCTCCAACTCGAAAAGCAAGCACTACTTCCTCCACTCCAACCATCCATCGGACTGAACCGTATGATATGTCGGACATGCGTGCTGCACTCCCACCTCGAATGGGACGTAAACAGTCGCGTGATCCGGTCGTCGAATCTGAACGTCGACCCAGCATCCCCGCTCCGGCAAGGGAGAGGCCTCCTCGAGCGTCATCGTATTACGATAACGGCCCAAGAAGAATCGTTGTGGAAAATTCGCGTCGCCGTCGCTCGTCGATCTATGCAAATGAACAGGCACGCGAAATGGAAAAAAAACAGCGTGATGCCGAAGACTACCAGGCACGAGCGGGAAGGACGGCACCGTTGACGGCGGAGGCTCTTCGCAAAGTAAGAGCTAGCCACCAGAGGGTCGAAAGTGACAGTGAAAGTGACGAGACTTCGTCCGAAAGCAGCCATGAAAGTGACACTCACACTAAGACCGGAAGTGGGGTTGGCAGCGGAGTAGGGAGCGGCGTTGGCTCTCGAGCTGATGATGATAGCATTACCATGATTTTTCGTGGCGTCAAAATTGATCTTTCTGGTGATACTATGGACAAGCGGATTAATCTTCGATCAGGTGACGAAGGAGGCCTGGAGGTGAACATTGAAGGGAGAAGAGGGCCACGGCGATATATAATGTCACGATCTGATACCACCAGCTTGGCCGGCAGCAGAAGAGAGATTGAAGATGTTCGACGCATTCGAGACGATATGAGATCTGAACGAGAGAGTCGACACTCGAGCCGATCAGGTTACAGTGGTCGTGGCCTGCTTGA ACTGTGGGGTCGATCTCCACCTGATAGGGCTTAG
- a CDS encoding uncharacterized protein (EggNog:ENOG410PNUE~COG:S~BUSCO:12985at33183), producing the protein MPKVPTDPESAPAPFQLTALDREILSQTDEEYNSHDWENLKDIIATNSLHLFKRKPSDLANYISWSTAIKSLYGTITNYICLERLRWPLNLDPATQCVDPTPFADSRDYRILRNDWPYGVTPDISHLVVWVKNAIPVDEQTGGDLTPESRTSIDEFVHRTFVVRLEEEFPDAKARVMWFKNWTALQSVRSLEHIHVLVRGVPDEIIFEWTGEPARKLSDPTVGLENAPIPTPVV; encoded by the exons ATGCCCAAGGTCCCGACGGATCCGGAATCCGCCCCGGCTCCCTTTCAACTGACGGCGCTCGATCGAGAGATCCTCTCGCAAACAGACGAAGAATATAATTCCCATGACTGGGAgaatctgaaagatataatag CAACCAACTCCCTCCATTTGTTCAAACGGAAGCCCTCTGACTTGGCCAATTACATATCCTGGTCAACTGCCATAAAGTCCCTCTACGGCACCATCACCAATTACATTTGCCTTGAGCGTCTCCGATGGCCTCTCAACCTGGACCCTGCCACACAGTGCGTCGATCCGACGCCCTTCGCTGATTCACGCGACTACCGAATCCTCCGGAATGACTGGCCCTATGGCGTCACGCCCGATATATCGCATCTAGTTGTATGGGTCAAGAATGCAATACCCGTGGATGAACAGACTGGCGGTGATCTTACACCCGAGTCGCGTACGTCGATCGACGAATTTGTGCACAGAACGTTCGTAGTACGATTGGAGGAGGAGTTTCCAGACGCAAAAGCAAGGGTGATGTGGTTTAAGAACTGGACAGCGCTGCAAAGCGTAAGATCCCTTGAACATATACACGTGCTCGTGCGTGGTGTTCCGGATGAGATTATTTTTGAATGGACAGGAGAGCCGGCCCGCAAACTCAGCGATCCTACAGTTGGTTTGGAGAATGCGCCCATCCCTACGCCAGTCGTTTAG